One part of the Mariniblastus fucicola genome encodes these proteins:
- a CDS encoding helix-turn-helix domain-containing protein, whose protein sequence is MQKKYIVRLSEAERQAAEEIVKRLKGTSQKVRRAQILLQSDADGPNWTDVQIAEAYRCRRQTVENVRQRFVERGFEECLNRKRRDTPPTPKLLDGKQEATIVAMRLGSPPKGYANWSLRLLARKVVELGVAESISHETARKTIKKTA, encoded by the coding sequence ATGCAGAAGAAGTATATCGTCCGATTGTCAGAAGCCGAACGTCAAGCGGCAGAGGAAATAGTCAAACGTCTCAAGGGCACGAGTCAGAAAGTTCGCCGGGCCCAAATCCTTCTCCAGTCGGATGCTGATGGTCCGAACTGGACTGACGTTCAGATCGCCGAGGCGTATCGTTGTCGCCGGCAAACAGTTGAGAATGTTCGTCAGCGATTCGTCGAACGAGGTTTTGAAGAGTGTCTCAATCGCAAGAGACGTGATACACCACCGACTCCGAAGCTTCTCGATGGAAAGCAAGAAGCCACAATCGTTGCGATGCGTCTGGGCTCACCACCCAAAGGCTACGCCAACTGGTCGTTGCGACTGCTTGCGCGTAAGGTGGTGGAACTCGGCGTGGCTGAATCGATCAGCCATGAAACGGCTCGCAAGACGATTAAAAAAACGGCATGA
- a CDS encoding undecaprenyl phosphate translocase family protein, which yields MDPFDSPSTAQTTVETNDDNSLVGSDELSSAALITRSTYGGVLMGLANLVPGISGGTMLLAAGIYPRFINAIADVTRLRFRFRSLLVLGTVVVAAGIAILLFAGLLKDLVVEKRWIMYSLFIGLTLGGVPLVYKMVKPLSSKSIAAAIGAFAAMAGLFLLQLYEVTGSGSQSFPMMVVAGLAGASAMILPGVSGGYLLLLLGQYVPILGGIDRLKDALKARDISAAMEPGLSVVLPVGIGVVLGVVVVGNLLKWLLEKHREPTLGALLGLLLGSTIGLWPFQVPVPPQVGDEIKGQLMTVELLAEIEKEDWKTERFTPNATQIGGSIGLVLLGLGITIGVSKLGSEE from the coding sequence ATGGATCCATTTGACTCTCCATCAACTGCGCAAACGACCGTAGAAACAAATGACGACAATTCGCTGGTCGGTTCCGATGAACTTTCCAGCGCAGCATTGATCACCCGATCGACTTACGGCGGAGTTCTGATGGGACTTGCGAATCTTGTACCAGGAATCAGCGGAGGCACGATGCTATTGGCCGCTGGTATCTATCCACGATTCATCAACGCGATTGCAGATGTGACGCGTTTACGTTTTCGATTTCGATCGCTGCTGGTTTTGGGAACCGTCGTTGTGGCCGCAGGAATTGCGATTCTCCTGTTCGCGGGACTGCTGAAAGACCTCGTGGTGGAAAAACGATGGATCATGTACAGCCTGTTCATCGGCTTGACGCTCGGCGGCGTCCCGTTGGTCTACAAAATGGTGAAGCCGCTTTCGAGTAAAAGCATTGCCGCGGCGATCGGCGCGTTCGCTGCCATGGCGGGACTGTTCCTGCTGCAACTTTACGAAGTCACCGGATCGGGGTCCCAGAGTTTTCCAATGATGGTGGTCGCGGGGCTCGCGGGAGCCAGCGCCATGATTTTGCCTGGCGTGTCCGGCGGCTATCTGTTGTTGCTGCTGGGACAGTACGTTCCGATTCTTGGTGGAATCGATCGGTTGAAGGACGCGTTGAAAGCCAGAGACATTTCCGCCGCGATGGAACCTGGGCTGTCGGTCGTGTTGCCGGTCGGGATCGGAGTCGTCCTGGGCGTGGTCGTGGTTGGCAACTTGCTGAAGTGGTTGCTGGAAAAGCATCGCGAGCCCACACTCGGAGCATTGCTCGGTCTGTTACTCGGTTCCACGATCGGTCTGTGGCCGTTTCAGGTTCCTGTCCCACCTCAAGTTGGCGACGAAATCAAAGGCCAGTTGATGACGGTAGAGTTGCTCGCCGAAATCGAAAAAGAAGACTGGAAGACAGAGCGATTTACTCCCAACGCAACGCAGATCGGTGGCTCAATCGGTTTGGTGCTGCTGGGGCTGGGCATCACGATTGGCGTTTCGAAACTGGGCAGCGAAGAGTAG